Proteins encoded by one window of Cheilinus undulatus linkage group 13, ASM1832078v1, whole genome shotgun sequence:
- the mtf2 gene encoding metal-response element-binding transcription factor 2 isoform X2 — MRDSGVVDHLSVHHRAHPQRQQQQALSLSPTHLSVREEYGEDSMSDRFTEGQDVLARWSDGLFYLGTITKIDRDKQRCFVVFEDRSKSWVLWKDIQTGDEDDEDEDDDDIVCSICQDETSEEPNEIVICDKCGQGYHQLCHTPVIAASVIDSDDKWLCSECELASMTKKGGSHRRGVSSKGYMQIERKQQQHLGLHLSFPYALEDLVWDEEHKTNDQQCYCYCGGPGDWYLKMLQCDRCQQWFHEACLHCLKMPMLYGDRFYLFVCSVCNCGPEYLTRLPLTWDDVTHLSLYNLSVIHKKKYFDSEMELMAYINENWELLQLGELTNTPRSERYESVLEALNNNNSMFMSGKEVKKKKHLFGLRIRFPPAPPNSEPTSRVMERASHEITIKGCKSNKALAGMRTCSTLTNGTEKKKKKQGERPPSKSQCSTALLSQEMRKPLPMVANTLDHISSVKSERSLLSSDVESIGALSTTETTSTSLSRQSSLCSSSKTRTTASTIPVSAPPLKRKRGRPRRALQPPNPEIPPPAPADPDPSTTEVLSPLPGLHSTDIVHGMDPNSQLSHLKSSISSYFGAAGRLACGEKYKVLARRVTLDGKVQYLVEWEGVTAS, encoded by the exons ATGAG AGACTCCGGGGTTGTGGATCACCTGTCCGTCCACCACAGAGCTCATCCCCAgcgtcagcagcagcaggcctTGTCCTTGTCCCCCACCCATCTCTCTGTGAGGGAAGAGTATGGAGAGGACAGCATGTCTGACAGGTTTACAGAGGGACAGGACGTCTTGGCCCGGTGGTCAGATGGCTTGTTCTACTTGGGGACAATCACAAAG ATAGATCGAGACAAGCAGCGATGCTTTGTGGTTTTTGAGGATCGGTCAAAGTCTTGGGTGCTCTGGAAGGATATTCAGACAG GggatgaagatgatgaggatgaggatgacgATGACATTGTCTGCTCCATATGCCAGGATGAAACTTCAGAGGAACCCAATGAGATTGTCATTTGTGACAAATGTGGGCAAG GCTATCACCAGCTGTGCCACACCCCGGTCATTGCTGCCTCTGTCATCGACTCAGACGACAAGTGGCTCTGCTCAGAGTGTGAGCTTGCCTCTATGACAAAG AAGGGGGGTTCACACAGGAGGGGAGTGTCTTCAAAAGGCTATATGCAGATTGAGCGAAAGCAACAGCAGCACTTGGGGCTACACCTGTCTTTCCCCTATGCTCTGGAAGATCTGGTGTGGGACGAGGAGCACAAAACAAATGACCAGCAGTGCTACTGCTACTGTGGAGGCCCAGGAGA CTGGTACCTGAAGATGCTGCAGTGTGACAGGTGTCAGCAGTGGTTTCATGAGGCCTGTCTTCATTGCTTAAAGATGCCTATGCTGTATGGAGACAG gttctatctgtttgtttgttctgtttGCAACTGTGGACCAGAGTACCTCACCCGTCTGCCTCTCACATG GGATGATGTCACACACCTGAGCCTGTACAACCTGAGTGTGATCCACAAGAAGAAGTACTTTGACTCTGAGATGGAGCTGATGGCATACATCAATGAAAACTGGGAGCTGCTGCAGCTGGGGGAG CTCACCAACACTCCAAGATCAGAGCGATATGAAAGTGTTCTGGAGGCATTaaacaacaataacagcat GTTCATGTCAGGAAAGGAagtgaagaaaaagaagcaCTTGTTCGGGCTGAGAATCCGTTTCCCTCCTGCCCCTCCCAACTCGGAGCCGACCAGCAGAGTGATGGAGAGGGCTTCACATGAGATCACCATCAAGGGATGCAAGTCCAACAAAGCCCTAGCTGGCATGCG GACCTGCAGTACTTTAACCAACGgcacagagaagaagaaaaagaagcaagGAGAGCGTCCTCCATCTAAATCACAATGCTCCACTGCACTCTTATCCCAG gAAATGAGAAAACCTTTGCCAATGGTGGCCAACACGTTGGATCACATAAGCTCTGTCAA GAGTGAGAGGTCCCTGCTGTCCTCAGATGTGGAATCTATAGGAGCCCTTAGCACCACAGAAACTACCTCAACAAGCCTTTCAAGACAGTCTAg cctCTGTAGCTCCAGCAAGACGCGCACTACAGCCAGCACTATTCCTGTTTCAGCTCCACCCTTAAAAAGGAAACGCGGACGACCACGACGGGCCCTGCAGCCTCCCAATCCAGAGATCCCCCCTCCTGCCCCTGCAGACCCAGACCCATCAACTACAGAGGTGCTGAGCCCACTCCCAGGGCTTCACTCTACAGACATAGTTCATGGCATGGACCCCAACAGCCAGCTCTCCCACCTTAAGAGCTCCATCAGCAGCTATTTTGGAGCAGCAGGGCGGCTTGCTTGTGGGGAGAAGTACAAAGTCCTGGCACGAAGGGTCACCCTTGATGGCAAGGTGCAGTACCTGGTAGAGTGGGAAGGAGTCACTGCTTCCTAG
- the dipk1aa gene encoding divergent protein kinase domain 1A, with protein sequence MAKGLFPRAWVKKSFYFQARISYVRVKYLFLTWLTVLVGSWVIYVQYSTYTELCRGHECRNAICDKYRRGIIDGSACSSLCDKQTLYLGRCLSTLPNNQVYTGSWGDRDGVIRCKLGEVVHYELGEEPEPRREAPVFDKPTRGTSVEKFREMVFNHLKSKLGEQASLATLVSQILSVADGNKDGRVSLPEARSTWALLQMHEVLLGLLLQDRGHTPRFLGYCGDLYMTERVHYGPLYGLSLPWPLVSWVPSGVQRTMDQWFTPSWPRKAKISMGLLELVEDIFHGTYGSFLICDLTAAHFGYTDRHELRLTNTRTVVSEDEFKRSMRGLRCESDADCVYGVDCQTSCDVEKKRCKEEPLQPNLAKACGTLKDYLLRGAPSGLREELERQLYACMALKGNAGQMNMEHSLILNNLKALLWRQISHTKDS encoded by the exons ATGGCGAAGGGTCTGTTTCCTCGGGCCTGGGTGAAAAAGTCTTTCTACTTCCAG GCTCGGATCTCATACGTGCGGGTGAAGTACTTGTTTCTCACATGGCTGACTGTGCTGGTCGGGAGCTGGGTGATCTATGTGCAATACTCCACCTACACAGAGCTGTGCAGAGGACACGAGTGCAGGAATGCCATT TGTGATAAATACAGGAGGGGAATCATCGATGGCTCTGCCTGCAGCAGTCTGTGTGACAAACAAACACTTTACCTTGGCAGGTGTCTCTCCACTCTGCCTAACAACCAG GTTTACACAGGAAGCTGGGGAGACCGTGATGGTGTCATCCGCTGTAAGTTGGGGGAGGTTGTGCACTATGAGCTGGGCGAAGAGCCGGAGCCGCGAAGGGAAGCCCCCGTGTTTGACAAACCAACCAGAGGAACATCAGTGGAGAAGTTCAGAGAGATGGTCTTTAATCACCTCAAG TCCAAGCTCGGAGAGCAGGCTAGCCTTGCCACCCTCGTCAGCCAGATCCTCTCTGTCGCCGATGGCAACAAAGATGGGCGAGTGTCACTGCCAGAAGCCCGCTCTACTTGGGCCCTCCTGCAAATGCATGAG gtgcTGCTGGGTCTGCTGCTCCAGGACCGTGGACACACTCCTCGTTTCCTTGGTTACTGTGGGGACTTGTACATGACAGAGCGAGTCCACTACGGTCCCCTGTATGGTCTGTCTCTGCCCTGGCCACTGGTATCATGGGTGCCCAGTGGCGTACAGCGCACAATGGACCAGTGGTTCACCCCTTCGTGGCCTCGTAAAGCTAAGATCTCCATGGGGCTGCTTGAGCTGGTGGAGGACATCTTCCACGGCACGTACGGCAGCTTCCTGATCTGCGACCTCACAGCGGCTCACTTTGGTTACACCGACCGCCACGAGCTCCGTCTGACCAACACCCGGACAGTGGTCTCTGAGGATGAGTTCAAGCGGTCCATGCGGGGGTTGAGATGCGAGTCGGATGCCGACTGTGTGTATGGGGTGGACTGCCAGACGTCATGTGATGTTGAAAAGAAACGGTGCAAGGAGGAGCCGCTTCAGCCGAACTTGGCGAAGGCGTGCGGTACACTGAAGGATTACCTCCTGCGGGGGGCACCGTCGGGACTgagggaggagctggagaggCAGCTGTACGCCTGCATGGCTCTGAAGGGGAATGCTGGACAGATGAACATGGAGCACTCGCTCATTCTCAACAACCTGAAAGCTCTGCTGTGGAGACAGATCTCCCACACGAAGGACTCATGA
- the mtf2 gene encoding metal-response element-binding transcription factor 2 isoform X1 encodes MKRDSGVVDHLSVHHRAHPQRQQQQALSLSPTHLSVREEYGEDSMSDRFTEGQDVLARWSDGLFYLGTITKIDRDKQRCFVVFEDRSKSWVLWKDIQTGDEDDEDEDDDDIVCSICQDETSEEPNEIVICDKCGQGYHQLCHTPVIAASVIDSDDKWLCSECELASMTKKGGSHRRGVSSKGYMQIERKQQQHLGLHLSFPYALEDLVWDEEHKTNDQQCYCYCGGPGDWYLKMLQCDRCQQWFHEACLHCLKMPMLYGDRFYLFVCSVCNCGPEYLTRLPLTWDDVTHLSLYNLSVIHKKKYFDSEMELMAYINENWELLQLGELTNTPRSERYESVLEALNNNNSMFMSGKEVKKKKHLFGLRIRFPPAPPNSEPTSRVMERASHEITIKGCKSNKALAGMRTCSTLTNGTEKKKKKQGERPPSKSQCSTALLSQEMRKPLPMVANTLDHISSVKSERSLLSSDVESIGALSTTETTSTSLSRQSSLCSSSKTRTTASTIPVSAPPLKRKRGRPRRALQPPNPEIPPPAPADPDPSTTEVLSPLPGLHSTDIVHGMDPNSQLSHLKSSISSYFGAAGRLACGEKYKVLARRVTLDGKVQYLVEWEGVTAS; translated from the exons ATGAAAAG AGACTCCGGGGTTGTGGATCACCTGTCCGTCCACCACAGAGCTCATCCCCAgcgtcagcagcagcaggcctTGTCCTTGTCCCCCACCCATCTCTCTGTGAGGGAAGAGTATGGAGAGGACAGCATGTCTGACAGGTTTACAGAGGGACAGGACGTCTTGGCCCGGTGGTCAGATGGCTTGTTCTACTTGGGGACAATCACAAAG ATAGATCGAGACAAGCAGCGATGCTTTGTGGTTTTTGAGGATCGGTCAAAGTCTTGGGTGCTCTGGAAGGATATTCAGACAG GggatgaagatgatgaggatgaggatgacgATGACATTGTCTGCTCCATATGCCAGGATGAAACTTCAGAGGAACCCAATGAGATTGTCATTTGTGACAAATGTGGGCAAG GCTATCACCAGCTGTGCCACACCCCGGTCATTGCTGCCTCTGTCATCGACTCAGACGACAAGTGGCTCTGCTCAGAGTGTGAGCTTGCCTCTATGACAAAG AAGGGGGGTTCACACAGGAGGGGAGTGTCTTCAAAAGGCTATATGCAGATTGAGCGAAAGCAACAGCAGCACTTGGGGCTACACCTGTCTTTCCCCTATGCTCTGGAAGATCTGGTGTGGGACGAGGAGCACAAAACAAATGACCAGCAGTGCTACTGCTACTGTGGAGGCCCAGGAGA CTGGTACCTGAAGATGCTGCAGTGTGACAGGTGTCAGCAGTGGTTTCATGAGGCCTGTCTTCATTGCTTAAAGATGCCTATGCTGTATGGAGACAG gttctatctgtttgtttgttctgtttGCAACTGTGGACCAGAGTACCTCACCCGTCTGCCTCTCACATG GGATGATGTCACACACCTGAGCCTGTACAACCTGAGTGTGATCCACAAGAAGAAGTACTTTGACTCTGAGATGGAGCTGATGGCATACATCAATGAAAACTGGGAGCTGCTGCAGCTGGGGGAG CTCACCAACACTCCAAGATCAGAGCGATATGAAAGTGTTCTGGAGGCATTaaacaacaataacagcat GTTCATGTCAGGAAAGGAagtgaagaaaaagaagcaCTTGTTCGGGCTGAGAATCCGTTTCCCTCCTGCCCCTCCCAACTCGGAGCCGACCAGCAGAGTGATGGAGAGGGCTTCACATGAGATCACCATCAAGGGATGCAAGTCCAACAAAGCCCTAGCTGGCATGCG GACCTGCAGTACTTTAACCAACGgcacagagaagaagaaaaagaagcaagGAGAGCGTCCTCCATCTAAATCACAATGCTCCACTGCACTCTTATCCCAG gAAATGAGAAAACCTTTGCCAATGGTGGCCAACACGTTGGATCACATAAGCTCTGTCAA GAGTGAGAGGTCCCTGCTGTCCTCAGATGTGGAATCTATAGGAGCCCTTAGCACCACAGAAACTACCTCAACAAGCCTTTCAAGACAGTCTAg cctCTGTAGCTCCAGCAAGACGCGCACTACAGCCAGCACTATTCCTGTTTCAGCTCCACCCTTAAAAAGGAAACGCGGACGACCACGACGGGCCCTGCAGCCTCCCAATCCAGAGATCCCCCCTCCTGCCCCTGCAGACCCAGACCCATCAACTACAGAGGTGCTGAGCCCACTCCCAGGGCTTCACTCTACAGACATAGTTCATGGCATGGACCCCAACAGCCAGCTCTCCCACCTTAAGAGCTCCATCAGCAGCTATTTTGGAGCAGCAGGGCGGCTTGCTTGTGGGGAGAAGTACAAAGTCCTGGCACGAAGGGTCACCCTTGATGGCAAGGTGCAGTACCTGGTAGAGTGGGAAGGAGTCACTGCTTCCTAG
- the rpl5a gene encoding 60S ribosomal protein L5a, protein MGFVKVVKNKSYFKRYEVKFRRRREGKTDFFARKRLVVQDKNKYNTPKYRMIVRFSNRDICCQIAYAKIEGDHIVCAAYSHELAKYGITVGLTNYAAAYCTGLLLARRLLHKFGMEQVYEGQVEVTGDEFNVESIDGQPSAFTCYLDAGLARTTTGNKVFGALKGAVDGGLAIPHSMKRFPGYDMESKEFNAEVHRKHIMGMNVADYMSYLMEEDEEAYKKQFSRFIKNGVTPDTVEEMYKKAHAAIRENPVHEKKPKKDVKKKRWNRAKLSLAQRKDRVAQKKASFLRAQEQEAGDG, encoded by the exons ATG GGTTTcgtcaaagtggtgaaaaacaaGTCCTACTTCAAGAGATATGAAGTTAAATTCAGGAGAAGGAGAG AGGGGAAAACTGACTTCTTCGCCCGTAAGCGGCTGGTTGTGCAGGACAAGAACAAGTACAACACACCAAAGTACAGGATGATTGTCAGGTTCTCCAACAGGGACATCTGCTGCCAG ATTGCCTATGCAAAGATTGAAGGAGACCACATCGTTTGTGCTGCTTACTCTCATGAACTGGCCAAATATGGCATCACTGTCGGCCTTACTAACTACGCTGCGGCCTACTGCACCGGGCTGCTGCTGGCTCGCCGT TTGCTGCACAAGTTTGGCATGGAGCAGGTGTACGAGGGCCAAGTGGAGGTGACAGGAGATGAATTCAATGTGGAGAGCATAGATGGACAGCCCAGTGCCTTCACTTGTTACCTGGATGCAGGCCTTGCGAGAACAACCACAGGAAACAAGGTTTTCGGTGCTCTTAAAGGAGCCGTAGATGGAGGGCTGGCTATCCCTCACAG TATGAAACGTTTCCCTGGTTATGACATGGAAAGTAAAGAATTCAACGCAGAGGTGCACCGGAAACACATCATGGGCATGAACGTGGCCGACTACATGTCGTACCTgatggaggaggatgaggaagcCTACAAGAAACAGTTCTCTCGCTTCATCAAGAACGGAGTCACACCAGACACG GTAGaagaaatgtacaaaaaagcaCACGCCGCCATCAGAGAAAACCCCGTTCACGAAAAGAAACCCAAGAAAGACGTCAAGAAGAAAAG GTGGAATCGTGCCAAATTATCTCTGGCACAGAGGAAGGACCGCGTCGCCCAGAAAAAGGCCAGTTTCTTACGAGCACAAGAACAAGAAGCAGGGGACGGTTAG